One part of the Algibacter sp. L1A34 genome encodes these proteins:
- a CDS encoding TonB-dependent receptor, giving the protein MPSVKIFSTFLLFFFSILAFSQDGDLYGKVKFDSNEPVIGAYIILKGSNFQKEANSDINGDFYFESIPYGNYTLQFHSLDAKVKTVDVTINTSEKKVDILLTFASYQDLKEIKIAGKTVKRQIEDKGFAVNVIQTKEASIRNIQTNDLLNTTAGVKIRQNGGLGSNVEYSLNGLSGSSVRIFIDGVPITMYGSSFSLNSIPASMIKNIEVYKGVVPGHLADDALGGAINIILHNSTQNYLNASASYGSFNTFQTNVNGLYRFEKSGFTVKASVFHNYSDNDYKVSGRSVVVTGLGGVQTPITARRFNDAYRSTGGVAQIGFTNVKWADQFFVGVTSSDDYKEVQHGAFMTITPYKDRFLESDALIGNLIYKKRDLFTEGFDVNINALYGKRNRTVNDTIAAAYSWNGERAVDFRGDEYEYTWDSQQEGGPTLAKIERNVAAVRTGLSYTINEHHKVLFNHAYSSIKREDSDALRTILENTFMGTRDLYKNIFALTYELSAINNQLKTSIFGKYYSQKTLSIDPTIATDSEGNDTVVDEVVSANNKYEGFGFAASYAITPTVSLLTSAEKAIRLPNETEVFGNDGDNVVANPSLNPEVSNNFNLGFRFGRFKIKKHAFTISTNAFIRDIKDRIGLPIETSLNVDDELILYVNQGNAKSKGIDTQLSYTYNKNLGFNFNISRFDLTSETANGTEFDIPNTPFFTMNGSLRYSFKELIQKKSLLNLFYSVYFTDEFSYLVSQGSNTVGDDFFKVPEQLVHDLGLTYSFPNKRLAMSFDIKNIFDEPVYDNLSVQKPGRAFYFKLNYTINKF; this is encoded by the coding sequence ATGCCATCAGTAAAAATATTTTCAACTTTCTTATTGTTCTTCTTCAGTATTCTTGCTTTTAGCCAAGACGGAGATCTATATGGTAAAGTTAAATTTGACAGCAACGAGCCAGTTATAGGAGCCTATATTATTTTAAAAGGTTCTAATTTTCAAAAGGAAGCAAACTCAGATATTAATGGTGATTTTTACTTCGAAAGTATCCCTTACGGAAATTACACGCTTCAATTTCATTCTTTAGATGCTAAAGTTAAAACTGTAGATGTTACCATAAATACTTCAGAAAAAAAAGTAGATATTTTATTAACATTTGCCTCTTATCAAGATTTAAAAGAAATAAAAATTGCAGGTAAAACCGTAAAAAGACAAATTGAAGATAAAGGCTTTGCTGTAAATGTTATTCAAACAAAGGAAGCTAGTATTAGAAACATTCAAACAAACGATTTACTGAACACCACAGCTGGTGTAAAAATTCGCCAGAATGGTGGTTTAGGTTCCAATGTAGAATATAGTTTAAACGGCTTATCTGGTAGTTCCGTTAGAATTTTTATTGATGGTGTTCCAATCACCATGTATGGTTCTTCTTTTAGTCTAAACAGTATTCCAGCCTCAATGATTAAAAATATAGAGGTTTACAAAGGTGTTGTTCCTGGACATTTAGCAGACGATGCTTTAGGTGGCGCCATTAATATTATACTTCATAATTCTACTCAAAACTACTTGAATGCTTCAGCTTCTTATGGATCATTTAATACATTTCAAACTAACGTAAACGGTTTATATAGATTCGAAAAATCTGGTTTTACGGTTAAGGCCTCTGTGTTTCATAATTATTCTGACAATGATTATAAAGTTTCCGGACGCAGTGTTGTGGTTACTGGTTTAGGTGGTGTGCAAACCCCAATTACTGCAAGACGATTTAATGATGCATATAGATCTACAGGTGGCGTGGCACAAATTGGTTTCACAAACGTAAAATGGGCAGATCAATTTTTTGTTGGAGTAACAAGTTCCGATGATTACAAAGAAGTCCAACACGGCGCTTTTATGACCATCACACCATACAAAGATCGTTTTTTAGAGTCTGATGCATTGATAGGTAATTTAATTTACAAAAAGAGAGACCTTTTTACAGAAGGCTTTGATGTAAATATAAACGCTTTGTACGGTAAACGAAACCGAACTGTAAATGATACCATCGCTGCTGCATACAGTTGGAATGGAGAAAGAGCCGTAGATTTTAGAGGAGATGAATACGAATATACTTGGGATTCTCAGCAAGAAGGCGGACCAACTCTAGCAAAAATAGAAAGGAACGTCGCTGCTGTTAGAACCGGATTATCTTATACTATAAACGAGCATCATAAAGTACTATTCAACCATGCATACTCCAGTATTAAAAGAGAAGATAGCGATGCCTTAAGGACGATTTTAGAAAACACCTTCATGGGTACTAGAGATTTATATAAAAATATTTTTGCTTTAACCTACGAGCTATCTGCTATTAACAACCAATTAAAAACGAGCATATTTGGTAAATATTATAGCCAAAAAACTTTGAGTATCGATCCTACCATTGCAACAGATAGTGAAGGAAATGATACCGTAGTTGATGAAGTTGTAAGCGCTAACAATAAGTACGAAGGTTTTGGTTTTGCAGCCTCTTATGCTATTACACCAACGGTTAGCTTATTAACATCGGCCGAAAAAGCGATTAGATTACCTAACGAAACGGAAGTATTTGGTAACGATGGTGATAATGTTGTTGCAAACCCAAGCTTAAACCCAGAGGTTAGCAACAATTTCAACTTGGGTTTTAGATTTGGTAGATTCAAAATAAAAAAACATGCTTTTACCATTTCGACCAATGCTTTTATAAGAGACATAAAAGATAGAATTGGATTACCTATAGAAACATCTTTAAACGTAGATGACGAATTAATTTTATACGTTAATCAGGGTAATGCAAAATCTAAAGGTATAGATACACAACTTAGCTACACGTACAATAAAAACTTAGGTTTTAATTTTAATATATCTCGTTTCGATTTAACAAGTGAAACCGCCAACGGAACAGAATTCGATATTCCGAACACACCCTTTTTCACAATGAATGGTAGTTTGAGGTATTCATTCAAAGAACTTATTCAGAAAAAATCTTTATTAAATCTTTTCTACTCTGTGTATTTCACAGACGAGTTTTCATACTTAGTATCTCAAGGCTCTAACACCGTTGGTGACGATTTCTTTAAAGTACCCGAACAATTGGTTCACGATTTAGGCCTTACCTACTCTTTCCCTAATAAAAGATTAGCGATGAGCTTCGATATTAAAAACATTTTTGACGAGCCCGTTTACGATAACCTTTCGGTACAAAAACCAGGACGTGCTTTTTATTTTAAACTGAATTATACAATCAACAAATTTTAA
- the fabF gene encoding beta-ketoacyl-ACP synthase II yields MELKRVVVTGLGALTPIGNTKDEFWEGLVSGKSGAAPITYYDTEKFKTKFACELKNFNATDFFDRKEARKMDKFAQYAMVAADEAIGDSKLNLDLVDKLRVGVIWGAGIGGLETFQNEVLNFAAGDGTPRFNPFFIPKMIADIAPANISIKHGFMGPNYTTVSACASSANAMFDALNIIRLGHCDVVVTGGSEAAVTIAGMGGFNAMHALSTRNESPETASRPFDGTRDGFVLGEGAGALILEEYEHAKARGAKIYAEFIGGGLSSDAYHMTAPHPDGIGVVAVMKNCLQNAGLKPEDVDHINTHGTSTSLGDVAELKAISEIFGSHAKDININSTKSMTGHLLGAAGAIEAISVILAMENGVIPPTINHTTVDENIDPELNLTLNKAQKRDIKVGMSNTFGFGGHNACVVFKKLD; encoded by the coding sequence ATGGAATTAAAGCGAGTTGTAGTCACAGGATTAGGGGCTTTAACACCAATAGGCAATACCAAAGATGAATTTTGGGAAGGTTTAGTTAGTGGTAAAAGCGGTGCTGCGCCTATAACATATTATGACACCGAAAAGTTTAAAACGAAATTCGCTTGCGAATTGAAAAACTTTAACGCGACTGATTTTTTTGATAGAAAAGAGGCTCGAAAAATGGATAAGTTTGCACAATATGCTATGGTAGCAGCAGATGAAGCCATTGGAGACTCAAAATTGAATTTAGATTTAGTTGACAAGTTAAGAGTAGGTGTTATATGGGGAGCAGGAATTGGTGGATTGGAAACCTTCCAGAACGAAGTTTTAAACTTTGCTGCAGGAGATGGAACACCAAGGTTTAACCCGTTCTTTATTCCTAAAATGATTGCGGATATTGCACCAGCAAACATCTCTATAAAACATGGTTTTATGGGGCCAAACTATACAACAGTTTCTGCATGTGCATCTTCGGCTAACGCTATGTTTGATGCTTTAAACATTATTCGTTTAGGGCATTGTGATGTGGTTGTTACAGGCGGAAGTGAAGCAGCAGTAACTATTGCAGGTATGGGCGGATTTAATGCTATGCACGCACTATCAACTAGAAATGAAAGTCCGGAAACGGCCTCACGTCCATTTGATGGAACGCGTGATGGTTTTGTTCTAGGCGAAGGTGCAGGCGCACTTATTCTAGAAGAATATGAGCATGCAAAAGCAAGAGGGGCTAAAATTTATGCGGAATTTATTGGAGGAGGTTTATCTTCTGATGCTTACCACATGACAGCACCGCATCCAGATGGAATTGGAGTTGTAGCGGTTATGAAAAATTGCTTGCAAAATGCAGGACTTAAACCGGAAGATGTAGACCATATTAATACACATGGTACATCAACCTCTTTAGGAGATGTTGCAGAATTAAAGGCAATTTCAGAGATCTTTGGAAGTCACGCTAAAGACATAAATATTAATTCAACAAAATCTATGACTGGGCACTTATTAGGTGCAGCAGGCGCTATTGAAGCGATTTCGGTTATTTTGGCGATGGAAAACGGAGTTATACCTCCAACCATAAACCATACTACGGTAGACGAGAATATAGATCCAGAATTAAATTTAACCTTAAACAAGGCACAAAAGCGAGATATAAAAGTAGGAATGAGTAATACATTTGGATTTGGCGGTCACAACGCCTGTGTAGTATTCAAAAAATTAGATTAA
- a CDS encoding PfkB family carbohydrate kinase, whose amino-acid sequence MGKLVIVGTVAYDAIETPFGKTDKILGGAGTYIGLSASNFDVDSAIVSIVGGDFEQKYLDLLSSKNIDISGIEIVKEGKTFFWSGKYHNDMNSRDTLVTELNTLEDFNPIVPENYKDAEVVMLGNLHPLVQSSVLDQMTTKPKLVILDTMNFWMDIALQDLHNVIKRIDVITINDEEARQLTGEYSLVVAAQKIHEMGPKYVVIKKGEHGALLFHNEQMFYAPALPLAEVFDPTGAGDTFAGGFAGYLAKTGDVSFENMKNAVIYGSALASFCVEKFGTERMENLSHSEVQQRLMQFKHLTQFEIELT is encoded by the coding sequence ATGGGTAAATTAGTAATAGTTGGCACAGTAGCTTATGATGCTATTGAAACGCCATTCGGTAAAACCGATAAAATTTTAGGTGGCGCTGGTACGTACATCGGCTTATCTGCATCTAATTTTGATGTAGACTCTGCCATTGTATCTATTGTTGGTGGCGATTTTGAACAAAAATATTTAGACTTACTTTCTAGTAAAAATATCGATATTTCGGGTATTGAAATAGTGAAAGAAGGCAAAACATTCTTTTGGAGCGGAAAATATCATAACGATATGAATTCTCGCGACACTTTAGTCACTGAGCTAAATACTTTAGAAGACTTCAATCCTATTGTTCCAGAAAACTATAAGGATGCCGAAGTGGTTATGTTAGGAAACTTACACCCACTCGTCCAATCTAGTGTATTAGATCAAATGACTACTAAACCAAAATTAGTAATTCTAGATACTATGAATTTTTGGATGGATATTGCACTCCAAGATTTACACAATGTAATAAAACGTATTGATGTGATTACCATTAATGATGAAGAAGCACGACAATTAACTGGCGAATACTCGTTAGTTGTTGCAGCGCAAAAAATTCATGAAATGGGACCAAAATATGTGGTTATTAAAAAAGGAGAACATGGCGCATTATTATTTCATAACGAACAAATGTTTTATGCACCAGCTTTACCATTAGCAGAAGTATTTGATCCAACAGGAGCCGGAGACACCTTTGCAGGTGGCTTTGCAGGTTATTTAGCAAAAACAGGCGATGTATCTTTTGAAAACATGAAAAATGCTGTTATTTATGGCTCTGCCCTAGCTTCTTTTTGTGTCGAGAAATTTGGCACAGAACGCATGGAAAATCTATCGCATAGCGAAGTACAACAACGACTGATGCAGTTTAAGCATTTAACGCAATTTGAAATAGAATTAACATAA
- a CDS encoding acyl carrier protein, with protein MSDIASRVKAIIVDKLGVDENEVVTEASFTNDLGADSLDTVELIMEFEKEFDIQIPDDQAENIATVGQAISYIEAAK; from the coding sequence ATGTCAGACATTGCATCAAGAGTAAAAGCTATTATCGTTGATAAATTAGGAGTAGACGAAAATGAGGTTGTAACTGAAGCTAGCTTCACAAACGATTTAGGAGCAGACTCTTTAGACACTGTGGAATTAATAATGGAATTTGAAAAAGAATTCGATATCCAAATTCCAGATGATCAAGCTGAAAACATTGCAACAGTAGGTCAAGCTATATCATACATCGAAGCAGCAAAATAA
- a CDS encoding phosphoribosylglycinamide formyltransferase, with the protein MKRIVIFASGSGTNAENLIKFFHNRENASVIQILTNNPHAKVLDRAKKLKVSALSFNKIAISQTEDVLNILKASKPDLIVLAGYLWKFPENILKAFPNKVINVHPALLPNYGGKGMFGMHVHNAIVNNKEKETGITIHYVNEHYDEGAIIFQAKCDVNETDSADDVAAKIHELEMEYFPKVINDILSK; encoded by the coding sequence ATGAAACGAATTGTAATTTTTGCGTCCGGGAGTGGTACTAATGCTGAAAATCTAATTAAGTTTTTTCACAACAGAGAAAATGCTTCTGTTATTCAGATACTAACTAACAATCCTCATGCCAAAGTTTTGGATCGCGCCAAAAAACTTAAGGTTAGTGCTCTTTCTTTTAATAAAATTGCGATTTCTCAAACGGAAGACGTTCTTAACATTTTAAAGGCATCAAAGCCTGATTTAATAGTATTGGCGGGCTATTTATGGAAATTTCCCGAAAACATATTAAAAGCCTTTCCTAATAAGGTAATTAATGTGCACCCTGCATTATTACCAAATTACGGCGGAAAAGGGATGTTTGGAATGCATGTTCATAATGCTATTGTTAACAATAAAGAAAAGGAAACTGGAATCACCATTCATTATGTAAATGAACATTATGATGAAGGCGCTATAATTTTTCAGGCGAAATGCGATGTGAATGAAACAGACTCGGCTGATGATGTTGCAGCGAAAATTCATGAATTGGAAATGGAATACTTTCCGAAGGTTATAAATGATATATTGTCGAAATAA
- a CDS encoding amidophosphoribosyltransferase → MSDALKHECGIAVIRLLKPLEFYKEKYGSAFYGVNKMYLMMEKQHNRGQDGAGLASIKLDTKPGERYISRVRSIAQQPIQDIFAQINDRVNAEFKAHPEYMNDVAAQKKNLPYIGEVLLGHVRYGTFGKNSVESVHPFLRQNNWMHRNLIMAGNFNMTNVKELFNSLIELGQHPKEYTDTITIMEKIGHFLDDAVSKIYRDLKKEGYNKQQASPLIAERLKVGKILKRAAKSWDGGYAMAGLIGHGDAFVLRDPAGIRPAYYYQDDEIVVVASERPVIQTVFNVKFEDVKELEPGQAIIIKKSGEFRLKQILEPLERKSCSFERIYFSRGSDAEIYQERKMLGRLLMPKVLKAIDNDTKNTVFSFIPNTAETSFFGMIETAEDYINKKKTDAILNGKRSISAEEVTEILSERARVEKIAIKDVKLRTFITEDSSRDDLVAHVYDVTYGVIKPTDNLVIIDDSIVRGTTLKKSILKMLDRLNPKKIIVVSSAPQIRYPDCYGIDMANLESLVAFQAALALLKDNNKYHIIEDVYKKCIEQTDLKDKHVQNFVKEVYDPFTDEQISDKISELLSDDSMKAEVKVIFQSVDNLHKACPEHLGDWYFTGDYPTNGGNRVVNRAFINFYEGNNERAY, encoded by the coding sequence ATGAGTGATGCCCTAAAACACGAATGTGGAATAGCAGTTATTAGACTATTAAAACCGTTAGAATTTTACAAGGAAAAATACGGTAGCGCATTTTATGGCGTAAATAAAATGTATTTAATGATGGAAAAGCAGCACAACCGTGGTCAAGACGGAGCTGGGCTTGCAAGTATTAAATTAGATACAAAACCAGGTGAACGCTACATTAGTAGAGTACGTTCTATTGCTCAGCAACCTATTCAGGACATTTTTGCTCAAATAAACGACCGTGTTAATGCCGAGTTTAAAGCACACCCGGAATATATGAATGATGTGGCTGCGCAAAAAAAGAACCTTCCTTATATTGGCGAAGTGTTACTTGGACATGTGCGTTATGGAACTTTCGGAAAAAACAGTGTCGAAAGTGTACATCCATTTTTAAGACAAAACAACTGGATGCACCGTAACCTTATTATGGCCGGAAACTTTAACATGACTAATGTAAAAGAATTATTCAATAGCTTGATTGAATTAGGGCAACATCCAAAAGAATATACTGACACCATTACTATAATGGAAAAAATTGGTCATTTTCTTGATGATGCAGTTAGTAAAATATATCGTGATTTAAAAAAAGAAGGTTATAATAAACAACAAGCTTCTCCTTTAATTGCTGAACGTTTAAAAGTTGGTAAAATTTTAAAACGTGCTGCTAAAAGTTGGGATGGTGGTTATGCTATGGCTGGACTTATTGGCCATGGTGATGCTTTTGTTTTACGTGATCCAGCAGGAATTCGACCAGCTTACTATTATCAAGATGATGAAATTGTTGTTGTAGCTTCAGAACGTCCAGTAATTCAAACCGTATTTAATGTGAAGTTTGAAGATGTTAAGGAACTAGAACCAGGACAAGCTATTATTATCAAAAAATCTGGAGAATTTAGATTGAAACAAATATTAGAGCCTTTAGAGCGTAAATCTTGTTCATTCGAGCGTATTTATTTCTCAAGAGGTAGTGATGCCGAAATTTATCAAGAACGTAAAATGCTTGGTAGATTACTTATGCCGAAGGTTTTAAAAGCTATTGATAACGATACAAAAAACACGGTATTCTCTTTTATTCCAAATACTGCCGAAACATCGTTTTTCGGGATGATTGAAACTGCAGAAGACTATATTAATAAAAAGAAAACGGATGCTATTTTAAACGGAAAACGCTCTATTTCAGCAGAAGAAGTAACCGAAATTTTATCAGAACGTGCTCGTGTTGAAAAAATAGCAATTAAAGACGTAAAGTTAAGAACGTTTATTACGGAGGATAGCAGTCGTGATGATTTAGTAGCTCATGTTTACGATGTAACTTACGGGGTTATAAAGCCAACCGATAATTTGGTAATTATTGACGATAGTATTGTAAGAGGTACCACTTTAAAGAAAAGTATCTTAAAAATGCTAGATCGTTTAAATCCTAAAAAAATAATTGTTGTATCATCGGCTCCACAAATCCGTTATCCAGATTGTTATGGAATTGATATGGCAAACTTAGAAAGTTTAGTTGCTTTTCAAGCTGCTTTAGCGTTGTTAAAAGACAACAATAAGTATCATATTATCGAAGATGTTTACAAAAAATGTATAGAGCAAACTGATTTGAAAGATAAGCACGTACAAAACTTTGTAAAAGAAGTTTACGATCCGTTTACAGATGAGCAGATTTCAGATAAAATATCAGAGTTGTTAAGCGACGATAGTATGAAAGCAGAAGTTAAAGTTATTTTCCAATCGGTTGATAATTTACACAAAGCTTGCCCGGAACATTTAGGAGACTGGTATTTTACAGGAGACTACCCAACCAATGGCGGAAACCGTGTAGTTAATCGTGCATTTATCAATTTTTACGAAGGCAATAATGAACGTGCGTATTAA
- a CDS encoding IPExxxVDY family protein: protein MAVHKLILDDVFDDVSYILVAMHCSIEDYRLAFLLNKHLKIKLARRSKDLDFNKGKSNYSIFEWEDKKQLTTWSLVSNTCKTESFQQISYESLFDNQEKITKTIHLIPEYKRVNYFLKIENEFSSSKEKYILDNILEISLIATAYSIDTNQLKSKDNLIFS, encoded by the coding sequence ATGGCTGTTCATAAACTGATACTTGATGATGTTTTTGACGATGTATCATACATATTAGTAGCAATGCATTGCTCGATTGAGGACTACCGTCTGGCCTTTCTTCTTAATAAACACTTAAAGATAAAACTTGCTAGAAGGTCTAAGGATTTAGATTTTAACAAGGGTAAATCTAACTATTCTATATTTGAATGGGAAGATAAAAAGCAGCTAACCACATGGAGTTTAGTGTCTAATACTTGTAAAACCGAGAGTTTTCAACAAATTAGTTATGAATCTTTATTTGATAATCAAGAAAAAATAACAAAAACAATTCATTTAATACCAGAATATAAGCGTGTTAATTATTTTTTAAAAATAGAAAACGAGTTCAGTTCAAGTAAAGAAAAATATATTTTAGATAATATTTTAGAAATATCTTTAATTGCAACTGCTTATAGTATTGATACAAATCAATTAAAATCAAAAGACAATTTAATTTTTAGCTAA
- the pyk gene encoding pyruvate kinase, which translates to MATRKKTKIVATLGPATSTKEVLKAMLEEGVNVFRINFSHADYKDVTERITMIRELNEEFGFTAAILGDLQGPKLRVGVMEEDVFVNPGDEIIFATGERFVGTKERVYMTYDRFPQDAKPGERILLDDGKLLFEVVSTDGKSEVLARVVQGGPLKSKKGVNLPNTNISQPALTEKDIEDAIFAIGLDVDWMALSFVRHAEDLIQLRDLIAKHGTHKIPIIAKIEKPEAVENIDKIVTHCDGIMVARGDLGVEVPAEEVPLIQKQLVLRAKKARIPVIIATQMMETMIDSLTPTRAEVNDVANSVMDGADAVMLSGETSVGKYPVEVIRQMSNILKSVEDSELIKVPQLPPHIRTNRYITKSICYHAALMANEIDARAISTLTNSGYTAFQISAWRPSCHILVFTSNKRILTRLSLLWGVHAFYYDKFVSTDETIEDVNEIACKKGHLEVGDMLISLAAMPIQDKGMVNTLRVTEITSCSI; encoded by the coding sequence ATGGCAACAAGAAAAAAAACCAAAATAGTAGCAACCCTAGGGCCAGCTACAAGCACGAAAGAAGTACTAAAAGCGATGCTTGAAGAAGGTGTTAATGTATTTAGAATTAACTTTTCTCATGCTGATTATAAAGATGTGACTGAGCGTATCACCATGATTCGTGAGTTAAACGAAGAGTTTGGTTTTACTGCCGCCATTTTAGGTGATTTACAAGGTCCGAAACTTCGTGTAGGAGTTATGGAAGAAGATGTTTTTGTAAACCCTGGTGACGAAATTATTTTCGCTACGGGTGAACGTTTTGTAGGAACTAAGGAGCGTGTTTACATGACTTACGATAGGTTTCCGCAAGATGCGAAACCAGGTGAACGTATTCTTTTAGATGACGGAAAATTACTTTTTGAAGTTGTTTCTACAGACGGAAAATCTGAAGTTTTAGCAAGAGTTGTTCAAGGTGGACCATTAAAATCTAAAAAAGGAGTAAATCTTCCAAATACAAACATATCTCAACCTGCACTTACAGAAAAAGATATTGAAGATGCTATTTTTGCTATAGGACTAGATGTAGATTGGATGGCATTATCGTTTGTGCGTCATGCTGAAGATTTAATACAATTGCGTGATTTAATAGCAAAACATGGTACACATAAAATTCCAATTATTGCTAAAATTGAAAAACCAGAAGCTGTAGAGAATATTGATAAAATTGTTACGCATTGTGATGGTATTATGGTAGCTCGTGGAGATCTAGGTGTGGAAGTTCCTGCAGAAGAAGTACCGTTAATCCAAAAACAATTGGTTTTACGTGCTAAAAAAGCGAGAATTCCGGTAATTATTGCTACGCAAATGATGGAAACTATGATAGATAGTTTAACGCCAACAAGAGCAGAAGTAAATGATGTTGCCAATTCTGTTATGGATGGTGCCGATGCTGTTATGCTTTCAGGTGAAACATCAGTTGGTAAATATCCTGTGGAAGTTATTAGACAAATGAGCAACATTTTAAAAAGTGTTGAAGATTCTGAATTAATTAAGGTGCCGCAATTACCACCGCATATTAGAACAAATAGGTATATTACAAAATCAATTTGTTATCATGCGGCGCTTATGGCAAATGAAATTGATGCTAGAGCTATTTCTACCTTAACAAATAGTGGTTATACTGCATTTCAAATTTCAGCTTGGAGACCTTCATGTCATATTTTAGTTTTTACATCAAATAAACGAATTTTAACACGTTTAAGTTTGCTTTGGGGTGTTCATGCGTTTTATTATGATAAGTTCGTTAGTACCGATGAAACTATCGAAGATGTTAATGAAATAGCTTGTAAAAAAGGTCATTTAGAAGTTGGTGATATGTTAATTAGTTTAGCTGCTATGCCAATTCAAGATAAAGGTATGGTAAATACTTTAAGAGTTACAGAGATTACTTCTTGTAGCATTTAA
- the rnc gene encoding ribonuclease III gives MKYIRNILNSRFKRSGNFFMEINQILGFKPKDIKYFRKAFTHRSMNIKDSEGNAINYERLEFLGDAMLSGVIASHLYLEVPSGDEGYLTKMRSKIVSREHLNELGKDLKLIDLVESKIPKGQFGDNIHGNLFEALVGAIFLDRGYKYCEKFIYNRVILPYVDIATLEGKVISYKSLLIEWCQKEKKTFGYNVYEDTGNDDVRHFSVKLSIDNKVVSKARATSKKKAEEKASKRAFFVFQNKITKTV, from the coding sequence ATGAAATACATTCGTAACATATTAAATTCCCGTTTTAAACGCAGCGGGAATTTTTTTATGGAAATAAATCAAATTCTTGGTTTTAAGCCTAAGGATATAAAGTATTTCAGAAAGGCTTTTACACACCGTTCTATGAACATAAAAGATAGCGAAGGAAATGCTATTAATTATGAACGATTAGAATTCTTGGGTGATGCCATGTTAAGCGGAGTTATTGCTTCTCACTTATATCTAGAAGTGCCTAGTGGCGATGAAGGTTATCTTACCAAAATGCGCTCTAAAATAGTAAGTAGAGAGCATTTAAACGAGTTAGGTAAGGATTTAAAACTTATTGATTTAGTAGAAAGCAAAATACCAAAAGGCCAATTTGGCGATAATATTCACGGTAACTTGTTTGAAGCTTTAGTAGGAGCTATTTTTTTAGACAGAGGCTATAAGTATTGCGAAAAATTTATTTATAATCGCGTAATTTTGCCTTATGTTGATATCGCGACCTTAGAAGGTAAAGTTATTAGTTATAAGAGTCTGCTTATCGAGTGGTGCCAGAAAGAAAAGAAGACTTTTGGGTATAACGTTTATGAAGATACGGGAAATGATGATGTTAGGCATTTTTCGGTTAAGCTATCTATAGATAATAAGGTTGTATCGAAAGCGCGAGCAACTTCAAAGAAAAAAGCAGAAGAAAAAGCTTCAAAGCGTGCTTTTTTCGTTTTTCAAAATAAAATTACTAAAACAGTTTAG
- a CDS encoding viroplasmin family protein encodes MSKKKKYYTVWKGKKTGVFKKWNDCKAQITNFDGAQYKSFTTLEAAETALEGNYFDYIRKNKGFKSELTPEQLRKIGQPNYNSISVDAASSGNPGIMEYRGVDTKTKKQLFIQGPFPEGTNNLGEFLALVHGLAILKKNNSDRILYTDSRTAMSWVRKKICNTKLERSAKNKPVFDLVDRAIDWLKNNSYKTVIVKWETKAWGEIPADFGRK; translated from the coding sequence ATGTCTAAAAAAAAGAAATACTATACCGTTTGGAAAGGCAAAAAAACAGGCGTTTTTAAAAAATGGAACGACTGTAAAGCACAAATAACCAATTTTGATGGCGCACAATATAAATCCTTTACAACATTAGAAGCAGCAGAAACGGCATTAGAAGGTAATTATTTTGATTACATCAGAAAAAACAAAGGTTTTAAAAGCGAATTAACTCCCGAACAGCTTAGAAAAATAGGGCAACCCAATTATAATTCCATTTCGGTTGATGCTGCTTCTAGCGGAAACCCAGGTATTATGGAATACCGCGGTGTAGATACCAAAACGAAAAAACAACTATTTATTCAAGGCCCCTTTCCGGAAGGCACCAATAATTTAGGTGAATTTCTCGCACTAGTTCACGGTTTAGCTATTCTTAAAAAAAATAACAGCGACCGTATTTTATATACAGATTCGCGCACTGCGATGAGTTGGGTACGCAAAAAAATATGCAATACTAAACTAGAACGTAGCGCCAAGAACAAACCCGTTTTCGATTTGGTAGATCGTGCCATAGATTGGTTGAAAAACAATAGTTACAAAACCGTAATTGTAAAATGGGAAACTAAGGCTTGGGGAGAAATTCCAGCAGATTTTGGACGAAAATAA